One part of the Treponema peruense genome encodes these proteins:
- a CDS encoding RNA polymerase sigma factor codes for MFSLNKGNLTEQSINCADPKDFRKVYDATMQLLFKISYKVVDDEEAAEDLVHDSYIKANEKKMVFPSMDDAKFWLIRVVKNASLNYAKRKTREAKAYHKALYEGRQQMDSGEVDLLKKEAQNIALSALKKLPDNLREVLVLREYGEMNYKDIGKQLGISEGNVKVRVFRAREQLTKLIGEEDVYLP; via the coding sequence GTGTTTTCTCTTAATAAAGGAAATCTTACGGAACAAAGCATTAATTGTGCAGATCCGAAAGATTTCAGAAAAGTTTACGATGCCACGATGCAGCTTCTGTTCAAAATCTCATACAAAGTTGTGGATGATGAAGAAGCTGCCGAAGACTTGGTGCATGACTCATACATCAAGGCAAATGAGAAAAAAATGGTTTTTCCGTCTATGGATGATGCCAAATTCTGGCTCATACGTGTCGTAAAAAATGCTTCGCTGAATTATGCAAAGCGAAAAACGAGAGAAGCGAAGGCTTACCACAAGGCTCTTTATGAAGGCCGGCAGCAGATGGACAGCGGTGAAGTTGATCTGCTTAAAAAGGAAGCCCAGAATATAGCACTCTCGGCACTCAAGAAGCTTCCCGATAATCTCAGGGAAGTTCTTGTTCTTCGCGAATACGGAGAAATGAATTACAAAGATATCGGCAAGCAGCTCGGAATTTCCGAAGGAAATGTTAAGGTAAGAGTTTTTCGCGCAAGAGAGCAACTGACAAAACTTATAGGAGAAGAAGATGTATACCTGCCCTGA
- a CDS encoding anti-sigma factor family protein: protein MYTCPEKDIHSVYIDNELPEAYIAEYEAHVKNCPKCAAELALLRNLHSVFKADSSNITLDSRAMNDSFERLQARLSYSKIAKANSGSSNGIKFRDTVKYIAAGIAAAAVFAVVIPVRTAKTTHAPASDFTPVARVSLSSPVQHIRTDGKIDTTTLSNLLGSRENTSGAIPMTVSAIPGLNSIPYAKTESTSPSFASYDVFSPVFEDEHNNSLSKTPRGFSFYISSPTANITFVTGN, encoded by the coding sequence ATGTATACCTGCCCTGAAAAAGACATCCATTCTGTTTATATAGACAATGAACTTCCCGAAGCTTACATTGCTGAATATGAAGCTCATGTAAAAAACTGTCCAAAATGTGCAGCCGAACTGGCACTCCTCAGAAATCTGCATTCTGTTTTTAAAGCAGACAGTAGCAATATCACTCTGGACAGCCGCGCCATGAACGACAGTTTTGAAAGACTTCAGGCAAGACTCTCCTACTCAAAAATAGCAAAGGCAAACTCCGGCAGTTCAAACGGAATCAAATTCCGTGACACGGTAAAATACATTGCTGCAGGTATTGCGGCAGCAGCAGTTTTTGCAGTCGTTATTCCTGTAAGAACAGCAAAAACAACGCACGCTCCTGCTTCTGACTTCACACCTGTTGCAAGGGTATCCCTCTCATCCCCTGTTCAGCATATAAGAACAGACGGCAAAATAGATACAACTACTTTATCAAACCTGCTGGGCAGCCGCGAAAATACTTCCGGGGCAATTCCCATGACTGTATCTGCAATTCCGGGGCTGAATTCAATTCCTTATGCAAAGACAGAATCTACAAGTCCTTCATTTGCAAGTTATGATGTTTTCAGTCCTGTATTCGAGGATGAACATAATAATTCCCTGTCAAAAACACCGCGTGGATTTTCTTTCTATATATCAAGTCCGACTGCAAACATTACCTTCGTGACAGGAAACTAA
- a CDS encoding transglutaminase domain-containing protein yields the protein MSFFLNYKQLLKKSPAVRTVTWAAVICIAIVLTAIIGRNVTKKPVISHIDPPVGAPGDMMVIEGSGFGNTRGTSFVEIADSKVTSSGYVSWSDTQIRIAIPSNVQDGLVVVGTSAGRSEPSFFANKTGIPVAVRADPFTTLPSITSVEPSSGAATGQVLTITGSNFGTTRGTSGVFFTSAAESQSSETASSSQQEGVFIQANPANFDYEFWSDNEIRVRVPDGAASGSIFVKTEKGVCENYKIMLNYPAGKKNFGSKRTYVVQITADISNNESGQDSPVALYMPRPPVSAMQPSAVLNDYYPEPLIKDDPYTIIHQRQLNHIINNKERFSQTFVIEVRRIESSIIPKNIRPYKNTDSALYVSATTPDECVQSGDEEVLALSDKIVGREKNPYTQAKLIYNFMIENYSINEKVRTGNVSALDLPKRKTGDAYDFAILFTALCRARGIPSIPVSGVIVESNSSAKIHWWSEVYFEDFGWMPVDPALGAGLEFKAFSSVKNPAEFYFGNMDNQHVAFSRGWHQIKPAFINGKTVFRPRTYALQSIWEEAGSTVSSYSSLWNNPAIIGIY from the coding sequence GTGTCTTTTTTTCTAAACTATAAACAGCTTCTCAAAAAATCACCCGCTGTCCGGACCGTAACATGGGCAGCGGTTATCTGTATTGCCATCGTTCTTACCGCCATAATCGGAAGAAACGTAACAAAAAAACCGGTAATCAGCCACATAGACCCGCCCGTCGGAGCTCCCGGGGACATGATGGTAATAGAAGGAAGCGGCTTTGGAAACACAAGGGGAACTTCCTTTGTAGAAATAGCAGACTCAAAAGTTACATCTTCAGGCTATGTTTCATGGAGCGACACGCAGATAAGGATTGCAATTCCTTCCAACGTACAGGACGGGCTTGTTGTTGTAGGAACTTCGGCCGGCCGTTCTGAGCCAAGCTTTTTTGCAAACAAAACAGGTATTCCGGTTGCAGTAAGGGCAGATCCGTTCACAACGCTCCCTTCCATTACAAGTGTTGAACCTTCTTCGGGAGCCGCCACAGGACAGGTTCTTACAATTACAGGATCAAATTTCGGTACAACACGGGGAACTTCGGGCGTATTCTTTACTTCTGCCGCGGAATCCCAGTCTTCAGAAACTGCATCTTCTTCTCAACAGGAAGGCGTTTTTATTCAGGCAAACCCTGCAAACTTTGACTATGAATTCTGGAGTGACAATGAAATACGCGTAAGAGTTCCTGACGGTGCCGCTTCGGGCAGCATTTTTGTAAAAACCGAAAAAGGTGTCTGCGAAAACTATAAAATCATGCTTAACTATCCCGCCGGTAAAAAGAATTTCGGCAGCAAAAGAACGTATGTTGTTCAGATTACGGCAGATATTTCAAACAATGAGTCCGGTCAGGATTCACCGGTGGCACTTTACATGCCGCGGCCGCCTGTTTCTGCAATGCAGCCTTCTGCCGTTCTTAACGACTACTATCCGGAGCCTTTAATCAAAGATGACCCTTATACAATAATCCACCAGAGGCAGCTTAACCACATAATCAACAACAAGGAGCGCTTCAGCCAGACTTTTGTCATTGAAGTAAGGCGCATAGAATCTTCAATTATTCCCAAAAATATCAGGCCCTACAAAAATACGGATTCTGCCCTTTACGTTTCGGCTACTACACCTGATGAATGTGTTCAGTCCGGTGATGAAGAAGTTCTTGCCCTTTCGGATAAAATTGTTGGCAGGGAAAAAAATCCTTATACCCAGGCAAAGTTAATCTATAATTTCATGATAGAAAACTATTCAATCAACGAAAAAGTCCGTACCGGCAATGTTTCTGCACTGGATCTTCCAAAAAGAAAAACCGGCGACGCATACGACTTTGCCATTCTTTTTACGGCACTTTGCAGGGCCCGGGGTATTCCTTCTATTCCGGTGAGCGGTGTAATTGTAGAAAGCAACTCTTCTGCAAAAATACACTGGTGGAGTGAAGTTTATTTTGAAGACTTCGGCTGGATGCCTGTTGATCCTGCTCTGGGAGCGGGGCTTGAATTCAAGGCATTCAGTTCTGTAAAAAACCCCGCGGAATTCTACTTTGGAAATATGGACAACCAGCACGTGGCATTCAGCAGGGGATGGCACCAGATAAAGCCCGCGTTTATTAACGGAAAAACCGTATTCAGGCCGCGTACATATGCTCTTCAGTCTATCTGGGAAGAAGCGGGAAGTACTGTCTCGAGCTACAGTTCACTCTGGAATAACCCTGCAATAATCGGCATTTACTAA
- the pyrH gene encoding UMP kinase: protein MRTKVLSVGGSIIAPNEPDTGFLLEFSQMVTEWLDANEDARLILVAGGGGPARIYQNSYKKVAEGFSSIQKKNASFADTDALNYACDWLGIMATRLNAQILKTVFGPLCPQDVVTDPTAVSDFKGRILVAAGWKPGFSTDNDAVLLAERFAADTVVNLSNIEKVYTDDPRKNPDAKPIDNISWAEFRKMVGDEWVPGKNCPFDPIASKKAQELGLTVICAGGKNIPNIKSILDGSDYIGSTIK, encoded by the coding sequence ATGAGAACAAAAGTACTTAGCGTAGGCGGTTCAATAATCGCACCGAATGAACCGGACACAGGTTTTCTTCTTGAATTTTCACAAATGGTAACGGAATGGCTCGATGCCAACGAAGATGCCAGGCTTATTCTTGTTGCCGGTGGCGGCGGTCCTGCAAGAATTTACCAGAATTCCTACAAAAAAGTAGCAGAAGGATTCAGCAGTATCCAGAAAAAGAATGCATCTTTCGCCGATACCGATGCACTTAACTATGCCTGCGACTGGCTTGGAATAATGGCCACAAGACTTAACGCACAGATTCTCAAGACTGTATTCGGCCCTTTGTGTCCGCAGGATGTTGTTACCGACCCGACAGCCGTTTCTGACTTTAAAGGACGCATTCTTGTTGCTGCAGGCTGGAAACCCGGATTTTCCACTGACAACGACGCTGTCCTTCTTGCAGAAAGATTTGCTGCAGATACAGTTGTAAATCTTTCAAATATAGAAAAAGTCTACACCGATGACCCGCGCAAAAATCCCGATGCAAAGCCTATAGACAATATTTCCTGGGCTGAATTCCGCAAAATGGTCGGGGATGAATGGGTTCCCGGAAAAAACTGTCCTTTTGACCCGATTGCTTCAAAAAAAGCGCAGGAACTTGGACTTACTGTAATCTGTGCCGGTGGAAAAAATATTCCCAACATAAAGTCTATTCTTGACGGCTCTGATTATATTGGCAGCACAATAAAATAA
- a CDS encoding glucosaminidase domain-containing protein has protein sequence MSVKKSILFLASAFFAALLLSGCVSLGQPEEKISRNLAGKGIKTQNELYNFFVSENPDADRATVKRMATLYIQEAAEEGINSDCAFVQMCLETGFLRFGGLVTPQMHNYCGLGAIDETQRGEVFLTERDGVRAHIQHLHAYATTEDKILKNECIDRRYKYVKPRGKAQTIAGLSGTWAADPSYAVKLENLISRLEKF, from the coding sequence ATGTCAGTAAAAAAAAGCATACTGTTTCTGGCATCCGCATTTTTTGCGGCTCTGCTCTTGTCGGGATGTGTAAGTCTTGGCCAGCCGGAAGAAAAAATTTCGCGCAACCTTGCTGGGAAAGGTATAAAAACACAGAACGAACTGTACAACTTCTTTGTTTCTGAAAATCCTGATGCAGACAGAGCCACGGTTAAAAGAATGGCTACCCTTTACATACAGGAAGCGGCAGAAGAAGGAATAAACAGCGACTGCGCTTTTGTCCAGATGTGTCTTGAAACAGGCTTTTTAAGATTCGGAGGACTGGTTACCCCGCAGATGCACAATTACTGCGGGCTAGGCGCAATAGACGAAACACAGCGCGGCGAAGTATTTCTTACCGAAAGGGACGGAGTCAGGGCTCACATCCAGCATCTGCACGCATATGCAACTACAGAAGACAAAATACTCAAAAATGAATGCATTGACCGCAGATACAAATATGTAAAACCGCGCGGAAAAGCACAGACAATTGCAGGTCTTTCGGGAACATGGGCTGCAGATCCTTCTTATGCCGTAAAACTCGAAAACCTCATTTCACGCCTGGAAAAGTTCTGA
- a CDS encoding AMP-binding protein: METIQDLGSYTFPSLLKNSLKKFASRPALALIGQKEVTYAQLAQNSENVGRMLAALGLKPRSKIALYGTGRPEWGEAYFGIVNYGMTAVPLLPDFSPSEIEAILVHCGVDAIIVEEKLYSHIENIKNGMPSIVIRLDDFKILKGAQGSIEDFIHKPLPECNVSEEDTASIIYTSGTTGRSKGVELTHKNLVWTAVQGQTIHRVNKMDRCLSFLPLSHVYEFTIGFTMQMMNGSCVYYLGKPPVVSALIPAFAKVQPTIICSVPLVMEKIFKNKVLPQFTSNAFISALYKIRPVQKILHRIAGKKIMKTFGGHVVFFGIGGAKIDFKVEKFLKDAKFPYAIGYGLTETSPLLAGSGPKITIPGTIGIVLEGVTLRVLNPDPKTGVGEIIAKGPNVMKGYYKDETLTKAAFTDESDECGPGWFKTGDLGTLEKKKGLVRLSLKGRSKNMILGPSGENIYPEDIEFILNQHPLVSESLVVEADNGLVALVQFDEEKLQKEAEARTLKDKIEGFAEAAQRQAEEIARDVAYQKEAILGEIQYFVNTKVNKSSHIEKVQSVTKFEKTASQKIKRYLYDLKSKVSKK, encoded by the coding sequence ATGGAAACTATACAGGACTTGGGATCGTACACATTTCCTTCCCTACTTAAAAATTCACTCAAAAAATTCGCATCAAGACCGGCACTTGCACTGATTGGCCAAAAAGAAGTAACTTATGCACAGCTTGCACAAAACAGCGAAAACGTGGGCAGAATGCTTGCAGCCCTCGGACTTAAGCCCCGTTCAAAAATAGCACTTTACGGAACAGGCCGCCCTGAATGGGGAGAAGCTTACTTTGGCATAGTAAACTACGGAATGACTGCAGTTCCGCTTTTGCCCGACTTTTCGCCTTCAGAAATAGAAGCTATTCTTGTTCACTGCGGGGTAGACGCAATAATTGTAGAAGAAAAACTTTATTCCCACATAGAAAATATTAAGAACGGAATGCCTTCTATTGTAATAAGGCTTGACGATTTTAAGATTTTAAAAGGCGCTCAAGGCTCAATCGAAGATTTTATACACAAGCCGCTGCCGGAATGCAATGTTTCAGAGGAAGATACCGCTTCTATAATCTACACTTCGGGAACAACCGGCCGCTCCAAAGGCGTCGAACTTACCCACAAAAACCTTGTCTGGACAGCTGTTCAGGGACAGACAATTCACCGCGTAAACAAAATGGACCGCTGTCTGTCATTCCTGCCGCTTTCTCATGTCTACGAGTTTACAATCGGCTTTACCATGCAGATGATGAACGGTTCGTGTGTATACTATCTTGGAAAACCACCGGTAGTAAGTGCACTCATTCCGGCTTTTGCAAAGGTTCAGCCTACCATAATATGTTCTGTTCCGCTGGTAATGGAAAAAATCTTCAAAAACAAAGTGCTTCCCCAGTTCACGTCAAATGCGTTTATATCTGCACTTTACAAAATACGCCCTGTTCAGAAGATTCTGCACAGAATAGCCGGCAAAAAAATCATGAAAACCTTCGGCGGACATGTTGTATTCTTTGGAATAGGCGGGGCAAAAATTGACTTCAAAGTGGAAAAATTTCTTAAGGACGCAAAATTCCCTTACGCAATAGGCTACGGCCTTACCGAAACATCTCCACTTCTTGCCGGAAGCGGTCCTAAAATAACCATTCCCGGTACAATAGGAATTGTTCTTGAAGGCGTTACTCTGCGAGTGCTTAATCCCGACCCTAAAACCGGTGTAGGAGAAATTATTGCAAAGGGTCCGAACGTTATGAAAGGCTACTACAAAGACGAGACACTTACAAAAGCCGCCTTTACTGATGAAAGCGATGAATGTGGGCCCGGCTGGTTCAAAACAGGAGACCTTGGTACCCTTGAAAAAAAGAAGGGTCTCGTAAGACTTTCGTTAAAGGGGCGCAGCAAAAATATGATTCTTGGTCCCAGCGGTGAAAACATTTACCCCGAAGACATTGAATTCATTCTTAACCAGCACCCGCTTGTCTCAGAGTCGCTTGTTGTAGAAGCAGACAACGGACTTGTAGCACTTGTTCAGTTTGATGAAGAAAAGCTTCAGAAAGAAGCCGAAGCGCGCACTCTTAAAGATAAAATTGAAGGCTTTGCAGAAGCGGCTCAGCGTCAGGCAGAAGAAATTGCGCGCGATGTTGCGTACCAGAAAGAAGCTATTCTTGGAGAAATACAGTACTTTGTAAACACAAAGGTAAACAAAAGTTCCCACATAGAAAAGGTTCAGTCCGTAACAAAGTTTGAAAAGACAGCCAGCCAGAAAATAAAGCGCTATCTTTACGACCTGAAGTCAAAGGTTTCAAAAAAATAA
- the gdhA gene encoding NADP-specific glutamate dehydrogenase — protein MEYTIKNAYCKRVWDEISVRYADQGHFLQAAGLVLETISPVVDKMPELEKNAVLERFVEPERIIMFRVPWTDDQGKPHVNRGFRVQFNSAIGPYKGGLRFSPEVGLDVLKFLGFEQVLKNSLTTLPMGGGKGGSDFDAHGKSDAEVMRFCQSFVTELYRHIGPDTDVPAGDKGVGGREVAYMFGQYKRITNQYVGVLTGKGLSFGGSLARTEATGYGLIYFVECMLAKIGQDFKGKTAIISGDGNVAQYAAEKLIQLGGKPLTLSDSTGYILDEEGITAEKLAYVKEFRANHEKVDAYVKKFPKAKFFKGEKPWGVKADLALPCATQDEIYLEDAQKLVANGIKLVAEGANMPTRAEAIEYFQKNGVIFAPGKAANAGGVAVSGLEMSQNSERLSWSFEEVDAKLKQIMTNIHDNAYETAKKYATEGDYVAGANIAGFVKVANAMVAQGLV, from the coding sequence ATGGAATATACAATTAAGAATGCTTACTGCAAACGCGTATGGGACGAAATCAGCGTTCGCTATGCAGATCAGGGACACTTTCTTCAGGCTGCAGGTCTTGTACTTGAGACAATTTCACCTGTTGTTGACAAAATGCCGGAACTCGAAAAGAACGCTGTTCTGGAACGTTTTGTTGAACCTGAACGCATTATCATGTTCCGCGTACCTTGGACAGATGATCAGGGTAAGCCTCATGTAAACCGCGGATTCCGCGTACAGTTCAACAGCGCAATCGGACCTTACAAAGGAGGTCTTCGCTTTAGTCCTGAAGTTGGTCTTGATGTTCTTAAATTCCTTGGATTCGAGCAGGTTCTTAAGAATTCTCTTACAACTCTTCCAATGGGCGGCGGAAAGGGTGGTTCTGACTTTGATGCACACGGAAAGAGCGATGCCGAAGTTATGCGCTTCTGCCAGTCTTTCGTAACAGAACTTTACCGCCACATCGGTCCTGACACAGACGTTCCTGCAGGAGACAAGGGCGTCGGTGGCCGAGAAGTTGCATATATGTTCGGACAGTACAAGAGAATTACCAACCAGTATGTTGGTGTTCTTACAGGAAAGGGACTTTCATTCGGCGGTTCACTTGCACGTACAGAAGCTACAGGTTACGGACTTATCTACTTTGTTGAGTGTATGCTTGCAAAGATTGGACAGGACTTCAAGGGAAAGACAGCAATTATTTCTGGAGACGGAAACGTTGCCCAGTATGCTGCAGAAAAACTCATTCAACTTGGCGGAAAACCGCTCACACTTTCTGACTCAACAGGATACATTCTTGATGAAGAAGGAATCACAGCAGAAAAGCTTGCATACGTTAAGGAATTCCGCGCCAACCACGAAAAGGTAGACGCTTATGTAAAGAAGTTCCCGAAGGCAAAGTTCTTTAAGGGTGAAAAGCCGTGGGGCGTAAAGGCAGACCTTGCTCTTCCGTGCGCTACACAGGATGAAATCTACCTTGAAGATGCACAGAAACTTGTTGCAAACGGAATAAAACTGGTTGCAGAAGGTGCAAACATGCCTACACGTGCAGAAGCCATTGAATACTTCCAGAAGAACGGTGTAATCTTTGCTCCTGGAAAGGCTGCCAATGCCGGTGGTGTTGCAGTTTCAGGTCTCGAAATGAGCCAGAACAGCGAGCGCCTTTCATGGTCTTTCGAAGAAGTAGATGCAAAGCTCAAGCAGATTATGACAAATATTCATGACAACGCATATGAGACTGCAAAGAAGTATGCCACAGAAGGTGACTATGTTGCAGGTGCCAATATCGCAGGATTTGTAAAAGTTGCAAATGCTATGGTAGCTCAGGGCCTTGTCTGA
- a CDS encoding 1-acyl-sn-glycerol-3-phosphate acyltransferase — translation MEKMSLREKYGAYFKQLAQDSRAAAKIDETNVYQPGNSTNRVTMDLLVEQNLLPESYIDSIENFEDFYRQVKSGKHGLILMEHYSNTDLPVLLYMLEHCGTETTAELSKNIVAIAGMKLNEENPIVRAFAESFTRVVIYPTRSLEKNEKNAQSEEEIKAEEQKARKINLAAMHAMDTCKRRGEVILVFPSGTRYRPGHPETKKGLREIDSYLRMFDIVLLISINGNILELRDDDMLNDVVGPDKMVISASPVIDCKSFRKDYLATLPADEPDPKQKMIDHVMEILEAQHNRVEAERIKK, via the coding sequence ATGGAAAAGATGTCGCTTAGGGAAAAGTACGGTGCATATTTCAAACAGCTTGCACAAGATTCCAGGGCAGCCGCAAAAATTGACGAAACCAATGTTTACCAGCCGGGAAATTCAACCAACCGAGTAACAATGGATCTTCTGGTTGAACAGAATCTGCTTCCCGAAAGCTATATTGATTCAATTGAAAATTTTGAAGACTTTTACAGACAGGTAAAATCAGGCAAACACGGGCTTATTCTTATGGAACATTATTCCAATACAGACCTTCCCGTCCTTCTTTACATGCTTGAACACTGCGGAACAGAAACAACAGCCGAACTTTCCAAAAATATTGTTGCCATTGCCGGAATGAAGCTTAACGAAGAAAACCCGATTGTAAGAGCCTTTGCAGAAAGTTTTACACGCGTTGTAATTTATCCTACACGAAGCCTTGAAAAAAATGAAAAAAACGCACAGTCAGAAGAAGAAATAAAAGCCGAAGAACAGAAAGCGAGAAAAATAAATCTTGCCGCAATGCACGCAATGGATACCTGCAAACGCCGCGGTGAAGTTATACTTGTATTCCCTTCAGGCACACGTTACCGCCCCGGACACCCCGAAACAAAAAAAGGTCTGCGCGAAATTGACAGTTACTTGAGAATGTTCGATATAGTTCTTCTTATAAGCATAAACGGAAACATTCTTGAACTGCGTGACGATGACATGCTTAACGACGTTGTAGGTCCTGACAAGATGGTAATTTCTGCATCTCCTGTAATTGACTGCAAATCTTTCAGAAAGGATTACCTTGCAACGCTTCCGGCAGACGAACCCGATCCGAAGCAGAAAATGATTGACCATGTAATGGAAATCCTTGAAGCCCAGCACAACCGTGTAGAAGCCGAAAGAATTAAAAAATAA
- a CDS encoding bacteriohemerythrin: MSEKIEWNDSYLLGIPEIDNQHKKLLELANDLHEAAAGSEENYKLNMSKVLKKLTDYTVYHFSNEEDFMRKYGYAGVDIHKTAHDNFIGEVNHQIKQLSDDKKEDGMRFYSYMVNWVLTHIAKADKIWAAYVKTKL; encoded by the coding sequence ATGTCTGAAAAAATTGAATGGAATGACAGTTATCTTCTGGGAATTCCCGAAATTGACAACCAGCACAAAAAACTGTTGGAACTAGCAAATGACCTTCATGAAGCAGCTGCCGGTTCGGAAGAAAACTACAAACTCAACATGTCAAAGGTTCTTAAAAAACTTACTGACTATACTGTGTATCACTTTTCGAATGAAGAAGATTTCATGCGCAAGTACGGCTATGCCGGTGTGGACATTCACAAAACTGCCCATGACAATTTTATAGGCGAAGTTAACCACCAGATCAAGCAGCTTTCTGATGACAAAAAAGAAGACGGAATGAGGTTCTACTCTTATATGGTAAACTGGGTTCTGACACACATTGCCAAAGCCGACAAAATTTGGGCCGCCTACGTAAAAACAAAACTGTAA
- the mnmE gene encoding tRNA uridine-5-carboxymethylaminomethyl(34) synthesis GTPase MnmE, translating into MTNTGYTPEEPIAAIATALAPGAIGIVRASGKNCIELAANFFSRPKALLSAAPNTIVYGWIKDPARAEQDCRVDEVMAAVYRAPKSFTGEDMIEIFCHGGVSVVRAVFALFLRNGFRRAERGEFTFRAYINGRTDLTRAEAVREIIESKTDISRTKAAARLSGTLTSEIASVKKLVVDTLASIEVEIEYPEDEENISDTFDPSDLNEARQKLMRLSDSWKSEKLYQDGARVVLCGKTNAGKSSLFNSLLKEDRAIVSDIEGTTRDWLESWADFDGIPVRLFDTAGLRSTSDEIEAKGVELAKDLSSEADVLLYLVDSRTGLSSDDTEFLKAQNDIPVILVWNKCDSPQSKPVPKNDGSLYAECASVSAKRGDGVGELAALVRKILLAGTSSQSGITGLGSERQKASVNEALERVNHALEILSSGEYGLDAVVQDLEDSLDSLGEVTGEVTPDDILGSVFSRFCVGK; encoded by the coding sequence ATGACTAACACAGGATACACGCCCGAAGAGCCCATTGCTGCCATAGCCACAGCTCTTGCACCGGGAGCAATCGGTATTGTAAGAGCCAGCGGAAAAAACTGCATTGAGCTTGCTGCAAATTTTTTTTCAAGGCCAAAGGCACTTTTGTCTGCCGCACCAAACACAATAGTTTACGGTTGGATAAAAGACCCTGCACGGGCGGAACAGGACTGCCGCGTAGATGAAGTTATGGCTGCCGTTTACAGGGCACCAAAATCCTTTACCGGCGAAGACATGATAGAAATATTCTGTCACGGAGGCGTTTCTGTTGTAAGGGCAGTTTTTGCTCTTTTTCTGCGGAACGGCTTTCGCCGTGCTGAACGTGGTGAGTTTACATTCAGGGCATATATCAACGGACGCACAGATTTAACCCGTGCAGAAGCCGTGCGTGAAATTATAGAAAGCAAAACAGACATTTCACGTACAAAAGCCGCTGCAAGACTTTCCGGAACACTTACTTCAGAGATTGCATCGGTAAAAAAGCTTGTCGTAGATACGCTGGCTTCAATCGAAGTAGAAATAGAATACCCCGAAGACGAAGAAAATATTTCAGATACTTTTGACCCTTCGGACCTTAACGAAGCCAGACAAAAGTTAATGCGGCTTTCGGACTCATGGAAAAGTGAAAAACTCTATCAGGACGGAGCACGCGTAGTTTTGTGCGGAAAAACCAATGCCGGTAAATCAAGTCTGTTCAACAGTCTGCTTAAGGAAGACCGTGCAATTGTAAGCGACATAGAAGGAACCACAAGAGACTGGCTCGAAAGCTGGGCCGACTTTGACGGAATTCCCGTAAGACTTTTTGACACTGCCGGCCTGCGTTCTACAAGTGATGAAATAGAAGCAAAGGGCGTGGAACTTGCAAAAGATTTGAGCAGTGAAGCAGACGTTCTTCTTTATCTTGTTGACTCCCGCACAGGACTTTCTTCTGATGACACAGAATTCTTGAAAGCGCAGAATGACATTCCGGTTATTCTCGTGTGGAACAAATGTGATTCACCGCAGAGTAAACCTGTTCCCAAAAATGACGGTTCGCTTTATGCTGAATGTGCATCTGTTTCGGCAAAGCGTGGCGACGGGGTAGGGGAACTTGCAGCTCTTGTAAGAAAAATTCTTCTTGCCGGAACATCATCACAGTCAGGTATAACAGGACTGGGCTCTGAAAGACAGAAAGCTTCTGTAAATGAAGCACTTGAACGTGTAAACCATGCACTTGAAATACTATCTTCCGGTGAATACGGTTTGGATGCCGTTGTTCAGGATCTTGAAGATTCCCTGGACAGTCTTGGCGAAGTGACAGGAGAAGTAACCCCCGATGATATACTCGGAAGCGTCTTCTCCCGTTTTTGTGTAGGGAAATAA